The stretch of DNA ACGGATAGCCTGGAGCAAGCGCTACCCATTTTCCAACAAGCCTTGGACTACTATGAAGCCAATAACCTCAACAATGACCTGGCAGGTGTTTATGATAACCTGGGGGAAATGTATTATGACAATGGCGAATTGACAAAGGCAGAAACTTACCTTAAAAAATCGCTCTCCATCAGCGAAAACCACGGTGAAAAAAGCCTGATCGGCCTCACTTACCGACGGCTGGGCCTGGTCTATATCCAACAAGGTCGATACGACGAGGCCATTGCCTATATCCAAAAAGCAGTGGATATTGCAAAGGTCACCCTCACCAGAAAAAACATGATCAATGATTACCTGGCCTTGGCTCAGGCCTACGCGGGCAAGGGAAATTACAAACTTGCCTATGCCCAGTATCAGCTGCACGATAGCCTGAAAAGCGAAGTGATGTCGGAGGAAAACATAAAGCGCCTGAATGAATTGGAAATAAAATACCAAACGGAAAAGAAAGAACAGGAAATTGCCCTGCAAGAAAACCAAATCCAGTTATTGAAACAAAAAGCAGCCACGGTCAGGGCGCAACGAACGGGGCTTATTTTTGGTTTACTCGCCATCATCTTACTTTTTAGCAGCACCTATTTTGCCCTACAACAGAAGTTTAAACGCCAACAACTGGAAAAACAACAATTGGGCGCGGAACTGGATTACAAGAAAAAAGAATTGACCTCCTTCACCCTCCAGCTTTCACACAAAAACGAAATCCTGGAAGGCCTGAAAAAAGACATCAAAATCCTTAAAACCGAACCCTCCGATCCACGAAAATACAATCGCCTCATCAATACCATCGACATCAATATCAAAGACGACGCCAATTGGGAGAGTTTTAAAATGCGCTTTGAGGAAGTCCACAAAAACTTCAATGCCAACATCAAGAAAAACTACCCCACGATCACCGCCAATGAACTCCGCCTCATGGCCCTCCTCAAAATGAACCTCAGCTCCAAAGAAATTGCCACCCTACTCAACATCTCCCAGGAGGGCGTTAAGAAAGCCCGCCAGCGCCTCCGCAAGAAGATGGAATTGGAACCGGAAATGCCACTGGAGGATGTGATTTTCAGTTTGTAGATCCCTAAGTCACGCTTGAGTACTTAACGTCAGGTTTGCGATGAAGGAGTCCGCCATTAGCAGATTCGGCGTTAAAAAACAGTCTGAAACGAAGAGCCCGCACAAAAAACTGTTTGAGCTTCGAAGCAACCAGACTCAGCTATAAACAATTGACAATCAACAATGTTTAAGTGATCACCCAAACCCAATGGCGAGTTTCTTTTTGTGCAACGGAGTGGAAGACTGTTTTAGCCGAAGATGCGTCAGGCGGCGGTTTTGGCTCCACCTTTTCCCGCGAAAAGGTGGAAAAGCAAACTTTACAGCCAAGCATCCTGGTAAAACCCTGTCACCCAAGTCTATGAAAGACCACAAGTACGCAAACCTGACATTACTTAGTAATACTAGCTGGGTTTAATGGCAATGGCAATTTCAAACTCCCCCGCCAACTGCCCCCGCTCCCAAGCCATCCACTACCACATCCCCAAAAAACCTCCAGCCAACCCTCCATTACCTCTATAACTCCATTAACTCCACGTCCCAAAAAAAAACCCAGGATAACTCCACATCCCAAAAAAAACCTCCAGCCAACCCTCCACTACCTCTATAACTCCATTAACTCCACGTCCAAAAAAAAAACAGGATAACTAGCTCAATGTCAATCTTGTCACCAGAACATTGGAGGTTCCTTTTTTCACCCCTGCCTGCCCTCCGCCGATAGACACATCGAAGGTACCAGACCGGATTTCACGTTTATTGTTTTCGTTAATAATACGGAAAGTCTCGGCTGGCAAGGTAAATTGTACCGTTTGTGATTCTCCAGCTTTTAGTTTGATTCTTTCAAAAGCCTTTAATGATTTCAATGGAGCCGGAACGGGAGAATTTACTTGCGAAATATACAGCTGCACCACCTCCTCTCCATCCAGGTCTCCTTTATTGGTCACTTTTACGGATACTTCAATCGCTTCTCCTGCTTTAGCTTGGTTGGCCATTTTCAAATCACTGTATTCAAAGGTGCTATAACTCAACCCATACCCAAAGGGATAAAGGGGCGTTCCTTTAAAATAACGGTAAGTTTGATCGGTCATTTCATACTGCTCAAAAGGTGGGAGGTCCTCCACCGACTTATAAAAAGTGACAGGTAGTCGGCCAGCAGGGTTATAATCTCCAAAAAGAACGTCAGCAATAGCCGTCCCCCCTGCCTGCCCTGGATACCACGCTTCCAAAATAGCGGGCACATTTGCATCCTCCCAGTTGATGGCCAACGCACTTCCATTAAGTAAGACCAAGACTGTTGGCTTACCCAATGCCTGTATTTTTTTAATCAAATCCACCTGTACTTCGGGCAAGCCCAATGTGGTTCGGTCGCCGCCTCGAAATCCATCAATTTGTATATCCATTTCTTCGCCTTCCATCCGCGCCGTCAATCCCATACATAGTATTACCGCATCAGCTGTTTTTGCAGCATTAACAGCCTCCTGCAACAGATTGGGTTTTGGTGCCGCCCAAACAAGTTGTACCTGCGCATCTGCATAAGATTCACCGGCTTCTACTTTTAGGGTATACCTTTTTCCGGCTTCCAGGTAAATCGGCGCAGACTTGCGTAGCCTGGGGTCACCGTACTCGTCTCTGAAATGGTAGACTGTTTTAGCCACCAATTCATCATTGATATAAAGTTGTGTATTGCAAGTCCCGATAAACCCTATTTGAAATTCACCAGATTGATCGGGGCGAATTTCACCGCTCCATCGTACGCCGAAATTATCATCATCCATGTCTTCCCTCGGAGCCTTGTCATTCCAATTGGCATCCAGATTTGGTACGTCCTCCGAATACAAGACCTCGCCCTCCAAGGTGTTATTATTAAAGTAATCTACGTGCAAGCCTGGTTGTCCTTCTGGCGTAAATAGCACCTCCCCCGGAATCGTATAGAACATCGGCATGCCAGCAGCGAGCTCACAACCTTGGGCGAAAATCACCTCCGAGTGGGGCAATTTTTCTTGTATCCCCTGAAGTGGGGTAACAGCACTCGATGGTACGCCATTATAATTCCCTAATAACATCAACCACTGGTTAGCATTGGGACCAATTACAGCAACTTTTCCAAGCGACTTGCTTAAGGGCAAGGTTTGGTTTTCATTTTTTAGTAAAACCATGGACTTGCGCGCAGCTTCTGCCGCCAATTTTTTATGGGCATCACTATCTACTGTTTCATAAGGAATTTGAGCATAAGCAACGTCACTTACAGGATCAAACATCCCCAGTTTAAACCTGGCTAAGAATAATCGCTTGACCGATACATCGACTTCCTCCTCGGTAATTAAACCCTGCTCAATGGCAGGTATTAAATTCAGGAAAATACCTTGGCCCAGATCACAATTCAGGTCACAACCAGATTTTACCGCCAAGGCGGCAGCTTGTGCTGCATTTTCCACGATTTTATGATCCGCATAGATGTCTTCCACAGCTCCACAATCAGAAACAATAAATCCTTCAAACCCAAAGTCATTTCTCAATATTTGGGTCATCAGCCGATCACTCCCACAGCACGCCTCTCCATTGTATCGATTATAGGCACACATCGCAGAATAGGCCTTGCCTTCCTTAATTCCCATTTCAAATTGTGGCAAATAAGTTTCCCAGAGGTCCCTCTCATTGGTCGTGGCATTAAAGATATGCCGCTCTGGCTCCGGCCCGTTGTGAACCGCAAAATGTTTAACCGTGGCGATCGTTTTGTAATACTTGGGGTCATCCCCCTGAAGGCCTTTAATGAATTGAACCGCCATTTTGCCCGTCAAAAATGGATCTTCGCCGTAAGTTTCCTGGCCTC from Saprospiraceae bacterium encodes:
- a CDS encoding tetratricopeptide repeat protein, which codes for MKKIVILSLFLAVYNVIYTQDQSMVDSLLANLTEAKDTNRYNTLRELYKTYIYVDYQVAKTYLDDLSALAQTLAIPNLIAESKNLEGIYLSVISENEAAVATYQEGIRLYEALGNRERVSALMNNASNCYRRMGHLAEALDWQMQSLKIKEDLGVDGEKLSASYWNIGNIHGDIGNYAESNVWYRKAEQFYESAGLIDDLAHVRYNMALNYKETDSLEQALPIFQQALDYYEANNLNNDLAGVYDNLGEMYYDNGELTKAETYLKKSLSISENHGEKSLIGLTYRRLGLVYIQQGRYDEAIAYIQKAVDIAKVTLTRKNMINDYLALAQAYAGKGNYKLAYAQYQLHDSLKSEVMSEENIKRLNELEIKYQTEKKEQEIALQENQIQLLKQKAATVRAQRTGLIFGLLAIILLFSSTYFALQQKFKRQQLEKQQLGAELDYKKKELTSFTLQLSHKNEILEGLKKDIKILKTEPSDPRKYNRLINTIDINIKDDANWESFKMRFEEVHKNFNANIKKNYPTITANELRLMALLKMNLSSKEIATLLNISQEGVKKARQRLRKKMELEPEMPLEDVIFSL
- a CDS encoding glycoside hydrolase family 3 C-terminal domain-containing protein, which gives rise to MYTKRHLLPLLLFSIAVIVIHLMTSCQKEQLLPYLDTSLPFEVRVDDLVSRMTLEEKVGQMLNGAPAIERLGIPAYNWWNEGLHGMARAGLATVFPQAIGLGAMWDQTAMHEVAVVISDETRAKHHNFVDKGKRYLYQGLTLWSPNINIFRDPRWGRGQETYGEDPFLTGKMAVQFIKGLQGDDPKYYKTIATVKHFAVHNGPEPERHIFNATTNERDLWETYLPQFEMGIKEGKAYSAMCAYNRYNGEACCGSDRLMTQILRNDFGFEGFIVSDCGAVEDIYADHKIVENAAQAAALAVKSGCDLNCDLGQGIFLNLIPAIEQGLITEEEVDVSVKRLFLARFKLGMFDPVSDVAYAQIPYETVDSDAHKKLAAEAARKSMVLLKNENQTLPLSKSLGKVAVIGPNANQWLMLLGNYNGVPSSAVTPLQGIQEKLPHSEVIFAQGCELAAGMPMFYTIPGEVLFTPEGQPGLHVDYFNNNTLEGEVLYSEDVPNLDANWNDKAPREDMDDDNFGVRWSGEIRPDQSGEFQIGFIGTCNTQLYINDELVAKTVYHFRDEYGDPRLRKSAPIYLEAGKRYTLKVEAGESYADAQVQLVWAAPKPNLLQEAVNAAKTADAVILCMGLTARMEGEEMDIQIDGFRGGDRTTLGLPEVQVDLIKKIQALGKPTVLVLLNGSALAINWEDANVPAILEAWYPGQAGGTAIADVLFGDYNPAGRLPVTFYKSVEDLPPFEQYEMTDQTYRYFKGTPLYPFGYGLSYSTFEYSDLKMANQAKAGEAIEVSVKVTNKGDLDGEEVVQLYISQVNSPVPAPLKSLKAFERIKLKAGESQTVQFTLPAETFRIINENNKREIRSGTFDVSIGGGQAGVKKGTSNVLVTRLTLS